The Macrobrachium rosenbergii isolate ZJJX-2024 chromosome 18, ASM4041242v1, whole genome shotgun sequence genome has a window encoding:
- the LOC136848001 gene encoding uncharacterized protein translates to MLPSPYHTTPHHTQAKGFAQIGEAFEKTLEKVERKTILGRRKERKNFESRKRKDSRIRESESGFFSGTEEEEEEEEEEEEEEEEEEEEEEEEEEDIVNKRKMR, encoded by the exons ATGTTACCTTCTCCATACCACACCACACCACACCACACACAAGCCAAAGGATTCGCCCAGATTGGCGAAGCGTTTGAAAAGACTCTAGAAAAAG taGAGAGGAAGACGATtttgggaagaagaaaagaaaggaagaattttgaaagtagaaagagaaaggattcCAGAATTAGAGAATCAGAAAGTGGATTCTTCTctggaacagaagaagaagaagaagaagaagaagaagaagaagaagaagaagaagaagaagaagaagaggaggaggaagaagaagaagacattgtTAATAAAAGGAAGATGAGATGA